The nucleotide sequence GCAGATCGCAGGAGGAGACGTCTTGCAGTACGGATTTAAGAATTACGCTTTGACAACGGAGTTCGTGCGCCACGTGCAACAAAAGTCTCAGCAGCATCGGCCTACGGCTTCATGACCAGTTTCGACTCCCCCTGCGATCACCGACACCAGGCCGGGTGCCGCATGGCTCGCTCCAGCATGATCTGGTGGGGAACATCTGCAAAGCACAGGCCGACCGACTGGCTTCAGCCCTAGCGGCCCACCTGCGCTCTCCAAAACTGATGTGACGATCGGTGCCAGACCCAAACTCATCCGCTGCCGCTACTTTCATCAGTGCGGCATCATCAAACTCCGCCACGATGTGCGGACGGATGCGGTGGAGTCTAGCCAGCCGATCCAGCTTTATGTCGCCATGCCGTGGGCTGGCAAGAAGGAGCACTGGGGCGTCTTTGAGTGAAGCGGGGAAGTTTTCCGTGAGCTTTGGCCAGCGCCGGCACAGCGCAGAAAACCACGGGCGACTTCACCGAGCAGGCGGTTGAAGGCCTTCACTGGCATCGAAGAAGGCGCGGCTTCGGATCCGACAAAGCGACATCCAACCTGCCTGCCGCCAGCGAGTCGAGAAGCCCTCCTGTGCATGACCTTCCGTACAGGAGAGCTGCAAATTCGGAAACGCCTTCACTGGCAGGCCGAATCGAGCCGTTAAGCGACGAGTTTCGGCAACGAATCCGTGATGCCGATGTTCAGGCGCAGATTCCGGGCGCTACCTTGGCTATGCAGCGAGCGCACCATCTCCGTGCCGAGGGAGAAAATCTCCCGCTGCGCATTCTATCACGAGCCGTCCCCAAGACGCGAGCTTCAATCCGCGTCCCGTGCGGTCAAAGAGCTGTTTCCAGGCTGGTTTCCAATGCCTTGATCTGGGCACTGATCGTTGGCTGCGACAGGTGCAGGCGGATGCGGCGGCGCGGAGGCTGCCAGCCCGGGTGACTTCAAAACAGGCGCAAGTGGTGGTAATTGAGGTGAGGTTCGTTCTTGGTTGATACTCGACAATACCCGAAACGCTGTTTTGAAACATCGAAATAGCCAAAGCGGGGGCTGGCGGCATGTTTCTTCGTAGGCCGCCATCCGGCGACCGCGATTGAGAGAACCAACCCAACCAACCATGAACATAAACCTTCTCATTTTGCTTTCAATTCTCCAGCCTAGCGCTGTCTCCCGCGCTGGGAGACCTCGGTGCCTTCGCCCACCGACACCTACCATGGCAAGCCGGTCCTCACCGCGCCAGCCATCCTTCCGGTGGCTCGACGACCGAGAGGTGGACGGCGCATATCTCGGCGTCGCTACTACCACCCACCGGGCTCCAAACGGGGCTGGCCTGGATCGACATCTGCGGCCAGCGCTGAGATTCAGCACGCAAAAGACTCTCCCAATGGCATCCCTAAACGCACCGCTCCCAGCATCGCCACCCTACTGCCCATTTTCGCCGCCTATCACCAGCAGCGAGTCCGGCCATGAACGAGCAAGGATAGTCATTCAAATGCCGCGAAAGCGGAGCGGGATCCGCTCTCGCAAACTCATCTCGGCGGCGGCGGAGGTTTACATAGAAGGTCACGCCTGTGCGGCAGCTGCCGGCGGAGGTTCTGCAGCATACGGCAGCAGATCTGCCGGTGGTCATTCGGAGAGCGAAGGAGAAAAATGGGTCGGGG is from Verrucomicrobiaceae bacterium and encodes:
- a CDS encoding LysR family transcriptional regulator; this translates as MRLHLSQPTISAQIKALETSLETAL